The following proteins are encoded in a genomic region of Odontesthes bonariensis isolate fOdoBon6 chromosome 19, fOdoBon6.hap1, whole genome shotgun sequence:
- the kcnj10a gene encoding ATP-sensitive inward rectifier potassium channel 10 has product MTSATPPSSEGTSPQTVCHSQTQTDITKPLLGSTGGAGGAAAGGAGTGALGASALRRRRRVLSKDGRSNVRIEHVSGRGALYLRDLWTTFLDMQWRYKFFLFSATFAGTWFLFGVLWYLVALVHGDLIEFDPPSNHTPCVMEVKTLTGAFLFSLESQTTIGYGFRCITEECPGAIVLLIVQLVITMVMEIFITGTFLAKVARPKKRGETVKFSQHAVVSNYEGRPCLMIRVANMRKSLLLGCQVTGKLLQTSLTKEGETVRLDQRNVPFQVDTSSDSPFLIIPLTFYHIIDDNSPLRAWADKGGGWTDPELADFELLVIMSATVEPTSATCQVRTSYLPDEILWGYEFPPVVSLSPSGKYVADFAFFDKVAKTKTQPLFKQALPPNAQSQAPHHRSNKEDGTDPEKMRLEESYRGEERGRERGRIRDCSPHSVRISNV; this is encoded by the exons ATGACCTCGGCCACTCCCCCGTCCTCTGAGGGTACCTCCCCGCAGACGGTGTGCCACTCCCAGACGCAGACGGACATCACCAAGCCCCTGCTGGGCTCCACAGGGGGGGCCGGCGGGGCCGCTGCGGGTGGAGCAGGAACAGGGGCCCTGGGAGCCAGCGCTCTGCGAAGGAGGCGCAGGGTCCTTTCAAAGGATGGACGAAGCAATGTGCGCATCGAGCACGTCAGCGGCAGGGGGGCGCTGTACCTCCGGGATCTATGGACAACTTTCCTGGACATGCAGTGGCGCTACAAGTTCTTCCTCTTCTCTGCTACCTTTGCTGGGACCTGGTTCCTGTTCGGGGTGCTGTGGTACCTGGTGGCCCTGGTGCACGGAGACCTGATCG agTTTGACCCCCCCTCCAACCACACACCATGTGTCATGGAGGTGAAGACCCTGACGGGGGCCTTCCTCTTCTCTCTGGAGTCCCAGACCACAATCGGTTACGGTTTCCGGTGCATCACGGAGGAATGTCCCGGGGCGATAGTCCTCCTCATCGTTCAGCTGGTCATCACCATGGTGATGGAGATCTTCATCACGGGCACTTTCCTTgcaaag GTTGCTCGTCCCAAAAAGAGAGGCGAGACGGTGAAGTTCAGTCAACATGCCGTCGTGTCAAATTACGAGGGGCGGCCCTGCCTCATGATCCGGGTGGCCAACATGCGTAAAAGCCTGTTATTAGGGTGTCAG GTGACGGGGAAGTTGCTTCAGACGTCCCTGACAAAGGAGGGTGAGACCGTGCGGCTGGACCAGCGCAACGTGCCTTTCCAGGTGGACACGTCCAGCGACAGCCCCTTTCTCATCATCCCACTCACCTTCTACCACATCATTGATGACAACAGCCCCCTCAGAGCCTGGGCGGACAAAG GCGGTGGCTGGACTGACCCTGAACTGGCTGACTTTGAGCTGCTGGTGATCATGAGCGCCACCGTTGAGCCAACTTCTGCGACCTGCCAGGTTCGAACGTCCTATCTTCCGGATGAGATTCTCTGGGGATATGAGTTCCCCCCCGTTGTGTCCCTCTCTCCTTCAGGAAAATATGTAGCTGATTTCGCCTTCTTCGACAAAGTGGCCAAAACGAAAACTCAGCCCCTTTTCAAACAGGCCCTGCCACCAAATGCACAATCACAAGCCCCCCATCACCGTAGTAACAAGGAAGATGGAACAGACCCGGAGAAGATGCGACTGGAAGAGAGCTACAGGGGGGAGGAAAGAGGACGAGAAAGGGGGCGCATTCGAGATTGCAGCCCTCATAGTGTGCGCATTAGTAATGTTTAA